In the genome of Nitrospira japonica, one region contains:
- a CDS encoding AAA family ATPase, with product MIESITITQVATYGHEPQEMADLSQFNFLFGSNGTGKTTISRIIVDEAAFPGCQITWKAGTRLETLVYNSDFVERNFNQSVELKGVFTLGEKQVDTLEKISVAKKELDELTKKIENLTQNLQGVDGAGGKKGELVSLEEEFKNKCWEQKQKHDTKLQGAFEGYRNNAKNFKDKVLQESTSNNAALLLQVELERKAEVIFGPTPTTEPAVPIIDMSRLLAHEGNPILKKRVIGKDDVDIAMMIHKLGNSDWVRQGRPFYEKNDGVCPFCQQDTKQSFAQGLNEYFDKAFAADTKTISELVANYATDADQVQQQLASLTASLSKFLDIEKLKAEKELLDSKVTVNNQRLEGKKKEASQVVELETLASMAEAINALASSANTVIAEHNKTVDNLPQEKKTLTAQVWKFLLEEIKTDLSAYQTRREGLNKAISNLSDQIQTAEADKKKKFAQIRELEKQTTSVQPTIDAINSLLSSFGFQSFNLAKAANGTSYKLVRPDGSDAKATLSEGEKNFVTFLYFYHLLRGSNSESGMTVDRVVVFDDPVSSLDSDILFIVGSLIKGLFDDVRNNTGHTKQVFVLTHNAYFHREVTFNPKRSNDKAMSEETFWVVRKSGQLSKLDRHTTNPIKTSYDLLWAEVRSPHYSNLTIQNTLRRILESYFKILGGVDPDSICGMFEGKDKLLCKSLFSWVNAGSHHALDDLYVSSDDSAAEAYFRVFREIFEKSQHIAHYKMMMGDTSAGKSVDF from the coding sequence ATGATCGAGTCCATCACGATCACTCAAGTCGCGACTTATGGCCACGAACCCCAAGAAATGGCCGACTTGTCACAGTTCAATTTCCTATTCGGATCGAATGGTACGGGGAAGACTACAATTAGCCGCATCATTGTCGATGAGGCCGCCTTTCCAGGTTGCCAGATAACCTGGAAGGCAGGGACAAGGTTAGAGACGCTGGTATACAACAGCGATTTCGTGGAGCGGAACTTCAATCAGTCAGTGGAACTGAAAGGAGTGTTCACCCTCGGAGAGAAACAAGTTGATACGCTGGAGAAAATCTCCGTGGCAAAAAAGGAACTCGATGAGTTGACCAAGAAGATAGAAAATCTGACTCAGAACCTACAGGGTGTGGATGGCGCGGGTGGCAAAAAGGGCGAGTTAGTGTCTCTTGAGGAAGAGTTCAAGAACAAATGCTGGGAGCAGAAGCAGAAGCACGACACAAAGCTACAAGGTGCCTTTGAGGGCTATCGGAACAATGCTAAGAACTTCAAGGACAAAGTCCTCCAGGAATCGACTTCCAACAACGCGGCACTCCTGCTGCAGGTAGAGCTGGAGAGGAAAGCGGAAGTCATCTTCGGCCCAACCCCAACGACCGAACCAGCCGTCCCCATCATTGATATGAGCAGGCTCTTGGCACACGAAGGCAATCCTATCCTGAAAAAACGAGTTATCGGCAAGGACGATGTGGACATCGCCATGATGATCCACAAGCTCGGCAACAGCGATTGGGTTCGACAGGGGCGGCCATTCTACGAGAAAAACGATGGAGTGTGTCCATTCTGCCAGCAAGATACGAAACAGTCGTTTGCGCAGGGACTGAATGAGTACTTCGACAAGGCGTTTGCCGCTGATACCAAGACCATCAGTGAACTCGTTGCCAATTACGCAACTGACGCCGATCAGGTTCAGCAACAGCTCGCGTCGCTCACTGCATCGCTGTCGAAGTTTCTCGACATCGAAAAACTGAAGGCGGAGAAGGAACTGCTCGATTCGAAGGTCACTGTCAACAACCAACGGCTTGAAGGCAAGAAGAAAGAGGCAAGTCAGGTTGTTGAACTGGAAACTCTCGCCAGCATGGCTGAGGCTATCAATGCACTGGCAAGTTCAGCAAATACCGTCATCGCCGAACACAACAAGACCGTTGATAATCTACCTCAAGAGAAAAAGACATTGACAGCGCAAGTGTGGAAGTTCTTGCTGGAAGAGATCAAAACCGATTTGTCTGCATATCAGACGAGACGCGAAGGTCTGAACAAAGCCATCTCTAACTTAAGTGACCAGATTCAAACTGCCGAAGCAGACAAGAAGAAGAAATTCGCCCAAATTCGAGAACTCGAAAAGCAGACCACGAGCGTTCAGCCAACCATTGATGCCATCAACAGCCTGCTGTCCTCTTTCGGATTTCAAAGCTTCAACCTCGCCAAGGCAGCGAACGGCACATCCTACAAACTGGTTCGACCGGACGGATCCGACGCCAAAGCGACTCTCAGCGAAGGGGAGAAGAACTTCGTCACTTTTCTCTACTTCTATCACCTTCTGAGAGGGAGCAATTCGGAAAGCGGGATGACTGTCGATCGGGTCGTCGTGTTCGACGATCCGGTTTCCAGCCTCGACAGTGACATCCTGTTCATCGTGGGAAGCCTCATCAAGGGATTGTTTGATGACGTCCGCAATAACACCGGACATACCAAGCAGGTGTTCGTTCTTACTCACAACGCTTATTTCCACAGAGAGGTTACCTTCAATCCGAAGCGAAGTAATGACAAGGCAATGAGCGAGGAAACCTTTTGGGTAGTTCGAAAATCTGGCCAACTATCAAAGCTAGACAGACATACAACCAATCCCATCAAAACATCCTACGACTTGCTTTGGGCTGAAGTCAGAAGTCCGCATTATTCAAATCTCACAATTCAGAATACTCTTCGACGGATCCTTGAGAGCTACTTCAAAATACTCGGTGGAGTTGATCCAGATAGTATTTGCGGAATGTTTGAGGGAAAAGACAAGCTGCTCTGCAAGTCTTTGTTCTCGTGGGTGAATGCTGGTTCTCATCATGCCTTAGATGACTTATACGTGTCGTCTGATGATTCGGCGGCAGAAGCATATTTCCGGGTCTTCAGAGAAATCTTTGAGAAGTCACAGCATATCGCTCACTACAAGATGATGATGGGTGATACCTCTGCAGGGAAATCGGTTGACTTCTAA